The window CTAGAGTATGTATCAGACCTATCACTTATGGCCTTGTAAAACAATCTCCTTTCCAGGAGACCACGCAAAAAGGATGAGAGAAAAGAGGTTTTTTGTCCGGAAATATTTTCGGGGGATACACCGTAATTGACTATTATGCCAGGATACATTGATGAAAAATCTATTTCATATACATTTTCATATATGCCTGGTTCGGGATTGAAAATGATTCCTCCTGTATCTGCACTGAAAAATTCATGGGGTGTTTTTGGTATTTCATAGTCATCCTTTCTGAACGGAATCAGTATTTTTCTTTTCAATGCCTCCTTTATTTCAACTGCAGATACCACCGTTCCCGGTGTTACCGTGGATACCGTCTCTGCAGGCAGCAGGGATGCCCTGGAAAGTTCAAATATTCCTGAAAGCCCTGATTCCCTGTAAATTAATGAATCGGCATCTATGCATATTTTGTTTTTAATCCTTACAGTTCCTGGCATATAGGAATGCCTGCCATAGGATTCAAATGATTTTTCACGGTTAAATGTGCTGCTTATTATATAACCATGCCTATTCATATCTTTCAGCAGTGTTATGAACTCCCTGGAATAATTTCTGTACACAATGATATCATTATCCTGTATGCAGCTGTAAACCTCCCTGTATATATCGTTGCTGTATTTACGCCCGTTAATTATAACATACCTTATTCTTCTGTTTTCTGCAACAGGGCATATTTCAGCGCTGCTGATATCCATATCATCCTCATATAAATTTTTCAGGCCGTAGAATTCCAGATTTCTTGTTGCCATGAACCGTAAAATAACGTTTATATCTGCATTGTATATTTTTAGCCTGTATCCGAATGCCTGTTCTATTCTTCCAGCAATATCAGGGATTTTAGATGGTCTCAGGTATATCTGTATTCCATCGCGTGTGCCATAAATATCATTCATCTGTGTATGCCGGTAAATATAACTGGTTGCATCCAGACTTTTTTCAAGAATGCCCAGATCATAGCTATCTCCGGAAACAAATATCCATGTACGGTTATTGAAAGCTTTTTTTACTATTTTCCCTGATCTGTAGTACCAGAGATATATGGTATCAGAACCAGTTGCGTTTATTATCCTGTCCATACTCATCTATCTTTTTGTACAGCTCCAGAATAATGGCAATAAAAAATTGATCCCTCTCATGTATACTATTTGAGTGCTTTTCAGCCATGGATAGAACCGTTTTCAGGATTTCAATATCCTCCCTCTTCATATATGCACGCATGTTAAGTATTTCCTCTTCAATAGATTTCACATACTCACGGGAAGATTGTGTGTTTCTGCCCATAGATTACACCATTATCGTTCCGTTGACTGTTTCTCCACCTACAATTTCCAGTACTATGGTACTGCCATTGTATGCAGATTTTTCAATAACTGTTTGTATATCATCTACCACATTCAGGCTCCACGAATCAAATATAGCCGATGATATTATTATAACGTACCTTTCCATGCTATTCTTTGCTATTATTCTTTCCAGCTGGTACGGCGTTAAAATACGCTGAATTTTCACACTGTACTTTAAAATTCCGCGGTCAACTCTTATCCCATCTGATATCAGTATTCTGGTCGCACTGTATTTCTCAATTTCCCTATTTATGTCTATATCTCTCCTGTTTATTACCCTGAAATGCCTCATAGAGTAAAAATAATATTTACTGAAAAATAGTTTTGGCATCTGCTGATAAAATGAGAAAATGAAAATCAATTGATTGCATAAGTTATAATAAATATATTTAATGGAAATAATGTTACTTTATAAATGCTTTCTTTATTACAATTTTTTCCAGTGGTTTATCGTTCCTGTCTCTCTTAGCCTTGCTGATCTTATCCGCAACATCCATGCCACTGACAACCTTTCCAAAGACGGGGTGCATTTTGTCAAGGTAATTATTGTCCACCACATTTATGAAAAACTGTGAACCACCGGTGTTAGGGCCTGCATTTGCCATTGCTATGGTACCTCTATTGTTTTTGTTATTTTTTGTGAATTCATCCTTAATTTTATACCCTGGGCCACCCATGCCGGTTCCAGTTGGGTCGCCACCCTGTATCATGAAATCAGGTATTACTCTATGGAATATGGTATTGTTATAAAACCCCTGTTCAACCAGTTTCTTAAAATTGCCTGCAGTAACAGGCATATCCTTATCGAATAGCTCTATTTCTATTGTTCCCATAGTTGTTTCCAGTACTGCCACTGTCATATTATGGAATATTACCAGTAGTTATATAGTTTTCCACAGGAAACTGTGGGATTATTTTTACATAATTAATGTCGTATAAATTAATATTATATACCAATAAAAAAATCTACGGCGTATACCATAAACATTATAATATCATCAGGGCAAATTACAAAAAATATCAATTTATATGCATTATAATATTTAGATATTATTCATAAATATGAATTACGTTTAAATATAATGACGTAATGTAAAACTATGATAGGAAGTGACACATATTCAGTTCTGGATAATGCAAAGGTGGGAAAGTTCCAGAGACGGCTTGCTGTTACTGCTGCACTTGGCCCATTTACGGATGCGTTCAATGAGTTCGGTGCATCCATATCCCTTATAGCTGTAGGAATACTGTTTCACCTTCCCGCAGTTCTGGTAGCCGCTGCAACGGCAGCATACTGGGTCGGTGTAGCCGGTGGAGCAATATTTGGCGGTATAGCGTCAGATGCAATAGGCAGGAAGCAAATATTCCTGTACGATACCATCGGTATGGCTGTTTTCGCCGTCCTTAGTGCGGTTTCCACTGGATATATAATGTACTTTCTTACGAGGCTTGCACTGGGAATATTCATTGGTATGGATTATGCTGCCGCAGTTCCACTTCTGGCAGAGTATTCACCCTCTAAAAGAAGGGGCGGACTTCTATCAACAGAAAAGTTATTCTTCATGTTCGGGACAATTGCCACTGTGGTAATAGGAATGGCGTTTACATATTACGTGGGGGTCCTTCTCGCATGGAGATATGACTTCCTTATAGCTGCTGTTCCTGCGATAATCCTGTTCGGTTTAAGGTTTGATATGCCCGCATCACTGAGATGGGCAAAGGCATCCGGAAGGAAGGACCTTATACCGAAAATATTGAAAAAACTCCATAAGGAGGGCATAGATATAGATCCGGATACCATAAAAGTTGACAAACCCCAGACCATAAAGGAAAATATGCATGAATTTTTCAACTCCAGAAATAAAAAGACAATCGCTTATATATTCTGGATCGGTGCAGCATATGCCCTTACAGTAAATCTGGTAAGCGTGTATGCCAGTGTTGTACTTGAAAATCTTGGCGCATCGTCCTTCTTTGCAGAGGAAGGAACCCTGATAATTGATATAATAGGAACATTCGGTGTTATACTTACACTGATTGTTGTAGACAGGATAGGGAGGCGTTTAATGGGGCTTTTCGGTTTCGTGCTCGGTGCTATTCCACTTATGGTGCTGATAATTGCCGATGTATACCATGTGATGACCATACCCCTTGTAATAGCCATGTTCGGTTTATTCTTCTTCATCAACGTGGGTCTGGTGGGTACTTTACAGTACTTACCCGCCGCAGAGGTGTCAACAACAAAGTCAAGAGGACTTGCAGTGGGATGGGAAAAACTCTTTGAATTCGGATTGGCACTGCCTGCGCTGACACTTTACGCGTATATCGGATTATTCTACTCTTTTATATACGACACGATAATGGTTATAATAGGGGGAATAGTGCTGTACCTGCTATCATTCGAGACAAAGAATAAAACACTGGAGGCAAATGCGATGCGTGCTGAGAGTAAAACACAAATGAAAAAAACCTCACAGGGGCCTGTGGAGGAAACCAAAAAAGCAGATTAATTTATTTTTTAAATCCTTTATGCATGTTAATAATTTTTAAATATATATTACGCATTTTAACAGATGAAAGCGGGATTTCTGGATAAATTGAATTCTGATATTGTATTGCGTGATTATGATCCTCCAGAGCCAGAAGATGATCAGGTTACAGTGGAACAGACATACACAGGTGTATGTTTCCGTGATATACTTACACAGCAGGGATTTTTTCCAAGAGTTTCATTGCCAGTAATACCCGGGCACGAAATTGGTGGGAAAATTGTTAAAATAGGGAAGAATGTAGAGAATTTCCATGTTGGTGATCGTGTTTCCAGCCTGATATATATACCATGTGGGAAATGCAGATACTGCCTCTCAGGCAATGAAAACCTCTGCACTGAGAAAATTGCCTACGGTGAAAAAATAAACGGCGGTTATTCCCGTTATGTAAATGTTAGCGAACGATCACTTGTAAAGGTTCCACCGGAGGTCGCGGAGGAAGCAGTTCCAATAGCCGCCTGTGTTATAGGGATGCTCTACCATGCCATAGCAAAAATGGGAAAGATACAAAAAGGCGATTACGTTCTAATCACCGGAGCCGGAGGAGGTGTAGGTGTGCACGCAATTCAAATGGTTAAGGCACTGGGAGGCCACCCAATTGCAGAATCCGGGTCAAAATGGAAGGAGGAGGAACTGTACCGCCTCGGTGCAGAGCACATTGTAAGCCCTGAAAACGATTATAGCAAAGAGGTTAAGGAAATTACCGGGGGCGGTGCTGACATAGTCCTGGAAGATGTGGGCATGGCAACCTTTTCAAAAAGTTTGAGGAGTATTAGAACAGGCGGAAGAATGGTTGTGATAGGAAATCTGAAGCCTGAACCTGTAGAATTGCCGCTGGGATTAATAATACTTAAGGGAAACAGCATAAAGGGCAGCATAAGTTCAACCCGTGACGATCTAAAAATGGGGCTTGATCTGTTAAGGTCAAAAATACATCCGGAAATCGGGGGCAAAATTAACCTGGAGTCCATAAACGATGGATACAGGGAAATGCTGGACAGAAAGATACTGGGAAGGCTTTTGATAAAATATAGATAATTTATTCTATTTTTATGTGCCATATTGCAATATTAAATTTAAAATAAACAAAAACCTTTTTTAAAAGTTAATAATAAAGAATAGATATAAAAATGTATATTGTCCCCTCATCTACCGCTTACAATGTGTCAAGGAAGCTGGCAAATATTTTTTCATGCAATGTTTCCGGTGTGGTCAGAAAGAGATTCCCAGATAATGAGATGTACCTCAAAATAATTGATGATGTCCGTGGAGAGGACGTTCTTCTGGTTGGCAATACAAGAAGCGATTCTGATATTATAGAGTACCTCCTGCTTCTGGATGCCATAAAGGAAGAGGATCCTAAGAGCATAACAGCCATAATACCATTTTTTGGATATGCAAGGCAGCATATGAGGTATAACAACGGCGAGCCCGTGTCATCAAAGGTATTC of the Ferroplasma sp. genome contains:
- a CDS encoding type B DNA-directed DNA polymerase produces the protein MDRIINATGSDTIYLWYYRSGKIVKKAFNNRTWIFVSGDSYDLGILEKSLDATSYIYRHTQMNDIYGTRDGIQIYLRPSKIPDIAGRIEQAFGYRLKIYNADINVILRFMATRNLEFYGLKNLYEDDMDISSAEICPVAENRRIRYVIINGRKYSNDIYREVYSCIQDNDIIVYRNYSREFITLLKDMNRHGYIISSTFNREKSFESYGRHSYMPGTVRIKNKICIDADSLIYRESGLSGIFELSRASLLPAETVSTVTPGTVVSAVEIKEALKRKILIPFRKDDYEIPKTPHEFFSADTGGIIFNPEPGIYENVYEIDFSSMYPGIIVNYGVSPENISGQKTSFLSSFLRGLLERRLFYKAISDRSDTYSRRNKALKTLLLNSFGYTGYKNAKFGRIDAHEKITHTGRTIIETAMRIAEDNNFRVLHGVVDSLWLSGNGSITKTINDICEKTCIPIVLDSHYKWIAFMPQNNGIGSANRYIGLRTDNTFKVRGIEMRRRDSPPLVKKFQEDALNVLKCEFHELQDRLEDLHRLKKRYMKLEGFNMDDFRIQLGINRHIEEYRVKNITYHLMKTAGYKQELYPGMLISGIIIDKAHNIILDRTEFFDRKYYSDLLERASRPFDFIISKSRNNVPYFN
- a CDS encoding peptidylprolyl isomerase, with the translated sequence MTVAVLETTMGTIEIELFDKDMPVTAGNFKKLVEQGFYNNTIFHRVIPDFMIQGGDPTGTGMGGPGYKIKDEFTKNNKNNRGTIAMANAGPNTGGSQFFINVVDNNYLDKMHPVFGKVVSGMDVADKISKAKRDRNDKPLEKIVIKKAFIK
- a CDS encoding MFS transporter is translated as MIGSDTYSVLDNAKVGKFQRRLAVTAALGPFTDAFNEFGASISLIAVGILFHLPAVLVAAATAAYWVGVAGGAIFGGIASDAIGRKQIFLYDTIGMAVFAVLSAVSTGYIMYFLTRLALGIFIGMDYAAAVPLLAEYSPSKRRGGLLSTEKLFFMFGTIATVVIGMAFTYYVGVLLAWRYDFLIAAVPAIILFGLRFDMPASLRWAKASGRKDLIPKILKKLHKEGIDIDPDTIKVDKPQTIKENMHEFFNSRNKKTIAYIFWIGAAYALTVNLVSVYASVVLENLGASSFFAEEGTLIIDIIGTFGVILTLIVVDRIGRRLMGLFGFVLGAIPLMVLIIADVYHVMTIPLVIAMFGLFFFINVGLVGTLQYLPAAEVSTTKSRGLAVGWEKLFEFGLALPALTLYAYIGLFYSFIYDTIMVIIGGIVLYLLSFETKNKTLEANAMRAESKTQMKKTSQGPVEETKKAD
- a CDS encoding alcohol dehydrogenase catalytic domain-containing protein — its product is MKAGFLDKLNSDIVLRDYDPPEPEDDQVTVEQTYTGVCFRDILTQQGFFPRVSLPVIPGHEIGGKIVKIGKNVENFHVGDRVSSLIYIPCGKCRYCLSGNENLCTEKIAYGEKINGGYSRYVNVSERSLVKVPPEVAEEAVPIAACVIGMLYHAIAKMGKIQKGDYVLITGAGGGVGVHAIQMVKALGGHPIAESGSKWKEEELYRLGAEHIVSPENDYSKEVKEITGGGADIVLEDVGMATFSKSLRSIRTGGRMVVIGNLKPEPVELPLGLIILKGNSIKGSISSTRDDLKMGLDLLRSKIHPEIGGKINLESINDGYREMLDRKILGRLLIKYR